A single region of the Streptococcus sanguinis genome encodes:
- a CDS encoding CPBP family intramembrane glutamic endopeptidase, with translation MKLLTNLRPSKPLKELRWFDIAVITLLMFGQFIYRSTELYLASFAPASSSGATETVTNTASEGAAFSSNFNFQLLMLVLTILYLLLRRFDFKQLPIRMSWSVLLWTPLIFVAVGFFGDIVTTLSGEYNYFDPTLWSYVDVLEIFRKFAELTPMAILYGLLNGFYEEFFFLGLMTSVRDKYKWWALAYSTIIRISFHTYQGMLWALVIGVVYGLFYYFLYKYKVKNLLPFFLMHALADMFGSSLMYVLIKWR, from the coding sequence ATGAAATTATTGACAAACCTACGCCCCTCTAAGCCTTTGAAAGAGCTGAGGTGGTTTGATATTGCTGTGATTACTCTGCTCATGTTTGGGCAGTTTATTTACCGCTCAACGGAGCTTTATTTAGCTAGCTTTGCGCCAGCTTCCAGCTCAGGAGCGACTGAAACGGTGACCAATACAGCCAGCGAGGGAGCAGCTTTTTCTAGCAATTTCAATTTTCAGCTACTGATGCTGGTCTTGACCATTCTTTATCTATTGCTTCGGCGCTTTGACTTTAAGCAGCTTCCCATCCGTATGAGCTGGTCGGTTCTCCTCTGGACTCCACTTATTTTTGTAGCAGTAGGGTTCTTTGGTGACATTGTGACGACACTGAGCGGCGAGTATAATTACTTTGATCCAACTCTCTGGTCTTATGTAGATGTTCTGGAAATCTTCCGGAAATTTGCTGAACTGACACCTATGGCCATCCTCTACGGACTTCTCAATGGTTTCTATGAGGAATTCTTCTTTCTGGGGCTTATGACCTCTGTTAGGGATAAGTATAAGTGGTGGGCTCTGGCCTACTCTACTATCATTCGGATTTCTTTCCACACCTATCAGGGCATGCTGTGGGCCTTGGTTATCGGAGTGGTGTACGGTCTCTTTTACTATTTCCTTTACAAGTACAAGGTCAAGAACCTCTTGCCTTTCTTTCTCATGCACGCCTTGGCGGATATGTTTGGCTCCAGCTTGATGTACGTTCTGATTAAATGGCGTTAA
- a CDS encoding UDP-N-acetylmuramoyl-L-alanyl-D-glutamate--L-lysine ligase: MIKIETVLAILKEDHNFRDIVKDGEYFFSYSGLTFDSISYDSREADASTLFFVKGEAFKKEFLEKAVSAGLRFYISETDFQVGIPVLLVNDVKQAMSLLAMEFYGHPEKKLKLLAFTGTKGKTTTAYFAYQILSQSHRPALLSTMNTTLDGETFFKSTLTTPESLDLIKMMAQALANCRTHLIMEVSSQAYLKKRVYGLTFDVGVFLNISPDHIGPIEHPTFEDYFYNKRLLMDNSRAVIVNSGMNHFQIVKEQVSSMEHDFYGAGSSNTIIDSQAFSFEAAGKLAGRYDIQLIGRFNQENAVAAGLACLRLGASLEDIKKGIAATRVPGRMEVLTQKNGAKVFVDYAHNGVSLSNLLSVVEKHQKGKIILLLGATGNKGESRRKDFGLLLNQHPELTVILTADDPNYEDPLAIAEEIASYISYPVDKIADREEAIKKALSLTEREGDAVILAGKGADAYQIVEGEKVAYPGDYALAEKYL; encoded by the coding sequence ATGATTAAAATTGAAACCGTATTAGCTATTTTAAAAGAAGACCATAATTTTCGTGATATTGTCAAAGACGGAGAATACTTTTTCTCCTATAGCGGCTTGACTTTCGATAGTATCAGTTATGACAGCAGGGAAGCAGATGCCTCTACCCTCTTTTTTGTCAAGGGTGAGGCTTTTAAGAAAGAATTTCTAGAAAAAGCAGTCTCAGCTGGCCTGCGCTTTTATATCAGCGAGACAGACTTTCAAGTGGGCATTCCAGTCCTCTTGGTCAACGACGTCAAGCAAGCCATGAGTCTCTTAGCCATGGAATTTTACGGCCATCCTGAGAAAAAGCTCAAACTGCTGGCCTTTACTGGCACCAAGGGCAAGACAACTACAGCTTATTTTGCCTATCAGATCCTTTCTCAAAGCCATCGGCCTGCCCTGCTCTCGACTATGAACACTACTTTGGATGGCGAGACCTTCTTCAAGTCAACTCTGACTACACCAGAGAGTTTGGATCTTATCAAAATGATGGCCCAAGCCCTAGCCAACTGTCGGACTCATCTCATCATGGAAGTTTCCAGTCAGGCTTATCTCAAGAAACGGGTCTATGGCCTAACCTTTGATGTCGGTGTCTTTCTCAATATCAGCCCCGACCATATCGGCCCTATTGAGCATCCAACCTTTGAGGATTATTTCTATAATAAGCGGCTCTTGATGGACAATAGCCGAGCAGTTATTGTGAATAGCGGCATGAACCATTTCCAAATCGTGAAAGAGCAAGTCTCTTCTATGGAACATGATTTCTATGGAGCAGGCTCAAGCAATACCATCATAGATTCTCAGGCTTTCAGCTTTGAAGCTGCTGGTAAATTAGCTGGCCGCTACGATATCCAGCTCATCGGCCGCTTCAATCAGGAAAATGCAGTAGCGGCTGGTCTTGCCTGTCTGCGTCTGGGTGCTAGCCTCGAAGACATCAAAAAAGGAATTGCTGCAACCCGAGTCCCAGGCCGTATGGAAGTTCTGACTCAGAAAAACGGCGCCAAGGTCTTCGTTGACTATGCTCACAATGGTGTTAGCCTGAGCAACCTGCTGTCTGTGGTAGAGAAACACCAAAAGGGCAAGATTATTCTCCTTTTGGGTGCTACCGGCAACAAGGGTGAAAGCCGCCGCAAAGACTTCGGTCTCCTACTTAATCAGCATCCTGAGCTGACCGTTATCTTAACCGCAGACGACCCTAACTATGAAGATCCTCTAGCCATTGCGGAGGAAATCGCATCCTACATCTCCTATCCAGTGGACAAAATAGCCGACCGAGAAGAAGCCATCAAAAAAGCTCTCAGTCTGACTGAGCGAGAGGGAGATGCCGTCATTCTGGCTGGTAAAGGAGCAGATGCTTACCAAATCGTAGAAGGAGAAAAAGTAGCCTATCCAGGAGACTATGCTCTTGCTGAAAAGTATTTATAA
- a CDS encoding MalY/PatB family protein: MGRYNFEKAPCRVGHHTYKWKEVEKDKEVLPAWIADMDFEVLPEIQQAVHDYANQLVYGYTYASEELINAVLDWERDEHDYTFDREALVFIEGVVPAISTAIQAFTKEGDAVLINTPVYPPFARSVKLNNRQLITNSLIEQDGLFQIDFEQLERDIADNEVKIYVLCNPHNPGGRVWEREVLEKIGRLCQKYGVLLVSDEIHQDLTLFGHEHQSFNTVSPDFKDFSLILASATKTFNIAGTKNSYAVIENPSLRHQFKKRQLANNQHEIPGLGFLATEAAYRYGWSWLMELKEVLEKNVNFVVDYFAKEAPRVRVMKPQGTYLIWLDFSDYGLTDDQLFQLLREEAKVVLNRGSDFGQEGKGHARLNVAAPETMVEEICSRIAEVLPK, translated from the coding sequence ATGGGAAGATATAATTTTGAAAAAGCCCCCTGTCGTGTAGGGCATCATACTTATAAATGGAAAGAAGTGGAGAAGGACAAAGAAGTTCTGCCAGCCTGGATTGCAGATATGGATTTTGAAGTCCTGCCTGAAATCCAGCAAGCTGTTCATGACTATGCTAATCAGCTAGTTTATGGCTATACCTATGCCAGTGAAGAGCTGATTAATGCCGTGCTAGATTGGGAGCGGGATGAGCACGACTATACGTTTGATAGGGAAGCCTTGGTATTTATAGAAGGAGTTGTTCCTGCTATTTCGACAGCTATCCAAGCCTTTACCAAGGAAGGTGATGCCGTTCTAATCAACACTCCTGTTTACCCACCTTTTGCCCGCAGTGTCAAGCTCAATAATCGTCAGCTTATTACCAATTCTTTGATAGAGCAGGATGGTCTCTTTCAGATTGACTTTGAGCAGTTGGAGCGGGACATTGCAGACAATGAAGTCAAGATTTATGTTCTTTGCAATCCGCACAATCCCGGAGGTCGAGTTTGGGAACGGGAAGTGTTAGAGAAAATTGGCCGCCTCTGCCAAAAGTATGGCGTCCTCTTGGTCTCAGACGAAATCCATCAAGATTTGACGCTGTTTGGTCATGAACATCAGTCTTTTAATACTGTTTCGCCTGACTTTAAGGACTTTAGCCTGATTTTAGCCAGTGCGACTAAGACCTTTAATATTGCTGGAACCAAAAATTCCTATGCTGTGATTGAGAATCCTAGCTTGCGGCATCAGTTTAAAAAACGCCAGCTGGCCAATAACCAGCATGAAATTCCTGGTCTTGGATTTTTAGCGACAGAAGCAGCCTATCGATACGGTTGGTCTTGGTTGATGGAGCTCAAGGAAGTTCTTGAGAAGAATGTGAATTTTGTGGTTGATTATTTTGCCAAGGAAGCACCTCGCGTACGGGTCATGAAGCCTCAAGGGACCTATCTGATTTGGCTGGACTTTTCAGATTATGGCCTGACAGATGACCAGCTCTTCCAGCTGCTGCGAGAAGAGGCAAAGGTCGTCCTGAATCGAGGAAGTGATTTTGGTCAAGAAGGTAAAGGTCATGCTCGCCTAAATGTTGCTGCTCCAGAGACCATGGTTGAAGAAATCTGCTCCCGTATTGCAGAGGTATTGCCAAAATAA
- a CDS encoding cystathionine gamma-synthase — protein MFSKDVTIEGEILAKDWKVNMSKDVKLNTLLAQAGVKKDETTGALTTPLHFSTTYQHPEFGQSTGYDYTRTKNPTRVSLEETLAAIESANYALATSSGMSAIVLAFSAFPVGSKVLAVRDLYGGSFRWFAQAEAEGRFAFSYANTEEELLNSLTEDIDIVYIETPTNPLMVEFDIARISQAAHERGAAVIVDNTFYSPIYQRPLEDGADIVLHSATKYLGGHNDVLAGAIMTNDAAIYDKLFYNLNTTGPVLSPFDSYLLLRGLKTLALRMERSTQNAQEVVAFLKKSSAVKEVLYPGKGGMISFKVVDEGKIPHLLNSLKVFTFAESLGGVESLITYPTTQTHADIPVEVRHSYGLTDDLLRLSIGIEDSRDLVDDLRAALENE, from the coding sequence ATGTTTTCAAAAGATGTTACAATAGAGGGTGAAATATTAGCGAAGGATTGGAAGGTTAATATGAGTAAGGACGTAAAATTAAATACACTACTGGCTCAGGCTGGGGTTAAAAAAGATGAAACAACTGGTGCTTTAACAACACCCCTGCATTTTTCAACGACCTACCAGCACCCTGAGTTTGGCCAGTCAACAGGTTATGACTATACTCGAACCAAGAATCCAACGCGGGTTAGCTTGGAAGAGACTCTGGCTGCTATCGAAAGTGCAAATTATGCTCTAGCGACTAGTTCTGGTATGTCGGCTATTGTGCTGGCCTTTAGTGCCTTTCCGGTCGGCAGCAAGGTTTTGGCTGTTCGGGATCTCTATGGCGGATCTTTCCGTTGGTTTGCCCAAGCTGAAGCAGAAGGGCGTTTTGCCTTTAGCTATGCCAATACAGAAGAAGAACTTCTGAATAGTCTAACAGAGGATATAGATATTGTCTATATCGAGACACCGACCAATCCTCTTATGGTAGAGTTTGACATTGCCCGCATTTCCCAAGCGGCTCATGAGCGAGGAGCAGCTGTCATTGTGGACAATACCTTCTACAGTCCCATTTATCAAAGACCGCTGGAGGATGGAGCTGATATTGTTCTGCACTCTGCAACCAAGTATCTGGGCGGGCACAATGATGTCTTGGCTGGAGCCATCATGACTAATGATGCTGCTATTTATGACAAGCTATTCTATAACCTCAATACAACTGGGCCAGTCCTGTCTCCTTTTGACAGCTATCTGCTTTTGCGCGGTCTCAAGACACTGGCTCTCCGTATGGAGCGCTCTACTCAGAATGCACAAGAAGTAGTCGCTTTTCTGAAAAAATCTTCTGCGGTAAAGGAAGTTCTCTATCCAGGAAAGGGTGGTATGATTTCCTTTAAAGTTGTGGACGAAGGGAAGATTCCTCATCTCCTAAATAGCCTGAAAGTCTTTACCTTTGCGGAAAGTTTGGGTGGAGTAGAGAGCTTGATTACCTATCCGACTACCCAGACTCACGCTGACATTCCAGTTGAAGTGCGTCATTCTTATGGCTTAACTGATGATTTGCTGCGCCTGTCGATTGGAATTGAGGATAGCCGAGATTTGGTAGACGATTTACGTGCAGCCTTGGAGAATGAATAA
- a CDS encoding FecCD family ABC transporter permease has protein sequence MTLHSLFTQKNRPNIFWLVFFALILLLIGGLYLYLRFGIPSYSHRQLIETLSHPFKESPAQNIIIDLRLPRGIAALLVGASLAVSGAIMQGITRNAIADPGLLGINSGAGLALICGYAFSKSIHYSSILLLSLAGACLASILVFSLSYHPRKGFEQLRLVLSGAMVTTLLTAIGQGLTIYLNLTNAVIGWQAGGLLGTNWKMLQIIAPFILLGLLLAQLFSHQLTILSLNETVAKGLGQRTTQITLFFLSIVLLLSAAAVALVGSLALVGLIIPHFVKTISGKNYQKILPLTMLTGALFLLICDFAASHMVGLPLSSIISLVTLPVFLWLMRKGAFYER, from the coding sequence ATGACGCTTCATTCACTCTTCACTCAAAAAAATAGGCCAAATATTTTTTGGCTTGTTTTTTTCGCCCTCATTCTCCTGCTGATTGGCGGACTCTATCTCTACCTGCGCTTTGGCATTCCCAGCTACTCCCATCGGCAACTGATAGAAACGCTGAGCCATCCTTTCAAGGAAAGTCCAGCCCAGAACATCATCATAGATCTGCGCTTACCTAGAGGAATTGCAGCTCTGCTAGTCGGAGCTAGCTTGGCCGTTTCAGGAGCCATCATGCAGGGAATTACCCGCAATGCCATTGCTGACCCAGGACTTTTGGGGATCAACTCTGGAGCTGGCCTAGCGCTCATCTGCGGTTATGCCTTTTCTAAGAGTATACACTACAGTAGCATCCTCCTGCTCTCACTTGCAGGAGCCTGTCTAGCCAGTATTCTGGTTTTTAGCCTCTCCTACCATCCTAGAAAAGGTTTTGAGCAACTACGTCTTGTCTTATCCGGTGCCATGGTAACAACACTCCTGACCGCTATCGGACAAGGCTTGACCATTTATCTCAACCTGACCAATGCTGTCATCGGTTGGCAGGCTGGAGGACTTCTAGGAACCAATTGGAAAATGCTGCAAATCATTGCTCCCTTTATCTTATTAGGCCTCTTACTAGCTCAACTATTTTCTCACCAACTAACCATTCTCAGCCTCAATGAAACAGTAGCCAAGGGCTTAGGCCAGCGAACAACTCAGATAACCCTGTTCTTTCTGAGTATTGTTCTACTGTTATCAGCGGCAGCCGTTGCCTTAGTAGGAAGCCTAGCTCTCGTCGGACTGATTATTCCGCACTTTGTCAAAACCATCAGCGGAAAGAACTACCAAAAAATCCTGCCTCTAACGATGCTAACAGGTGCGCTCTTTCTACTGATCTGTGATTTTGCTGCAAGTCATATGGTCGGTCTGCCTCTTAGCTCTATTATCAGTCTCGTTACGCTGCCAGTCTTCCTGTGGCTGATGAGAAAGGGGGCCTTCTATGAGAGATAA
- a CDS encoding ABC transporter ATP-binding protein, producing the protein MSTISAASIQVAYDQKVIIDGLDCQLAEGKITTIIGSNGCGKSTLLKAFTRILPTKAGSITLDGQSIALLPTKEVAQKIALLPQTMEATDGITVYDLVSYGRFPHQTGLGRLSTEDREKICWAMEATQVSEFSDWQVDDLSGGQRQRVWIAMALAQDTETIFLDEPTTYLDMNHQLEILELLNDLNQLSGKTIIMVLHDINLAARFSHQLIAMKNGHIRYQGSVEQIMTSDILRDIFQIEAQIIRDPIQDKPLCLSYQLVK; encoded by the coding sequence ATGTCCACTATCTCTGCAGCAAGTATCCAGGTCGCCTACGATCAAAAGGTTATTATTGACGGACTGGACTGCCAACTCGCCGAGGGAAAGATTACAACTATTATCGGTAGCAATGGCTGCGGTAAATCCACTCTTCTCAAGGCTTTTACTCGTATTTTGCCGACAAAAGCCGGCAGTATAACCCTGGATGGACAGTCCATCGCCCTACTGCCGACCAAGGAGGTGGCGCAAAAGATTGCCTTGCTGCCCCAAACCATGGAGGCGACCGATGGCATCACTGTCTATGATCTGGTTTCTTATGGCCGCTTTCCGCATCAAACTGGCTTGGGCAGGCTCAGTACAGAAGACCGGGAAAAAATCTGCTGGGCTATGGAAGCAACTCAGGTCAGCGAATTTTCGGACTGGCAGGTGGATGATTTGTCTGGAGGTCAGCGCCAGCGCGTCTGGATTGCTATGGCTTTAGCTCAAGATACAGAGACTATTTTTCTGGACGAGCCGACCACCTATCTGGATATGAATCATCAGCTGGAAATCTTGGAGTTGCTGAATGACCTCAACCAACTCAGCGGAAAAACCATTATCATGGTTCTGCATGACATCAACCTAGCTGCCCGCTTTTCCCATCAGTTGATTGCTATGAAAAATGGGCATATCCGGTATCAAGGAAGTGTTGAGCAGATCATGACTTCGGATATTCTGAGAGACATTTTTCAGATTGAAGCCCAGATTATTCGAGATCCTATTCAGGATAAGCCGCTCTGCCTCAGCTATCAGCTCGTTAAATAA
- a CDS encoding polysaccharide biosynthesis protein — MSQETTSQQQQMLRGTAWLTASNFISRLLGAIYIIPWYIWMGKHGAEANGLFTMGYNIYAWFLLISTAGVPVAVAKQVAKYNTIDKEEHSFTLIREFLKFMLLLGAVFAVIMYLLSPVFASMSGGGSDLVPVMQSLSLAVLIFPSMSVIRGFFQGFNNLKPYAISQIAEQVIRVIWMLLTAFFIMKIGSGNYVEAVTQSTFAAFIGMLASMAVLAFYLWKTGMLTSILHKPANAGEINGRALLWDTIREAIPFIITGSAIQLFQIIDQATFIHVMGWISKYSKSELLVQFAYFSANPNKITMILIAVATSIGGVGIPLLTENYVKGDFRSAARLVQDNLSMLIFFILPATIGAVLVAEPLYTVFYGKPDGLALGLFIFAMLQTIILSLYTVLAPMIQALFQNRKAIIYFLYGVGVKLVLQVPLIYIFKAYGPLLATTIGLIIPILLMYREIRQVTGLNPKNLFKRSLLSVILTVLMTIFVLVAELLIGLFLHPSGRVSSFVYIALIGGIGLAVYGGLALKVRLMDRFIGSKAASLRRRFHIY, encoded by the coding sequence ATGAGCCAAGAAACAACAAGCCAGCAGCAGCAGATGCTGCGGGGAACTGCCTGGCTAACTGCCAGCAATTTTATCAGCCGTCTTCTGGGGGCCATCTATATCATTCCTTGGTATATTTGGATGGGTAAGCACGGCGCCGAGGCCAATGGCCTTTTTACTATGGGCTACAATATCTATGCCTGGTTTTTGCTGATTTCGACAGCCGGCGTGCCAGTGGCAGTGGCCAAGCAGGTAGCTAAGTACAATACCATTGACAAGGAAGAGCATAGCTTTACTCTCATTCGAGAGTTTCTCAAGTTTATGCTGCTTTTGGGAGCTGTCTTTGCAGTGATTATGTACCTGCTCTCACCAGTTTTCGCTTCTATGTCAGGCGGTGGTTCAGACTTGGTTCCAGTCATGCAGAGTCTGTCTCTGGCCGTTTTGATATTCCCATCGATGAGTGTTATCCGAGGTTTTTTCCAAGGTTTTAACAATCTTAAGCCTTATGCCATCAGTCAGATTGCGGAGCAGGTCATTCGGGTTATCTGGATGCTGCTGACAGCCTTTTTCATCATGAAAATCGGTTCTGGCAACTATGTAGAAGCGGTTACCCAGTCAACATTTGCAGCATTTATCGGTATGCTGGCTAGCATGGCTGTCTTAGCCTTCTATCTCTGGAAGACAGGGATGCTGACCTCCATCCTTCATAAGCCTGCCAATGCTGGGGAAATCAATGGCCGCGCCCTCCTTTGGGATACCATCCGAGAAGCCATTCCTTTCATTATCACAGGATCTGCCATTCAGCTTTTTCAGATTATTGACCAAGCTACCTTTATCCATGTCATGGGCTGGATTAGCAAGTACAGCAAATCCGAGCTGCTGGTTCAGTTTGCCTACTTCTCAGCAAATCCTAATAAAATTACCATGATTTTAATTGCAGTGGCTACTTCTATCGGTGGTGTTGGGATTCCTCTCTTGACCGAGAACTATGTCAAAGGTGATTTCCGATCGGCTGCACGCTTGGTGCAGGACAATCTCAGCATGCTGATTTTCTTTATCTTGCCAGCAACCATTGGTGCTGTTTTGGTAGCGGAACCTCTATATACCGTTTTCTATGGTAAGCCAGACGGCTTAGCACTGGGACTTTTCATCTTTGCTATGCTGCAGACCATTATCCTCAGTCTATATACGGTGTTGGCTCCGATGATTCAGGCCCTCTTCCAGAATAGAAAGGCGATTATTTACTTCCTGTATGGAGTAGGAGTCAAGCTGGTGCTGCAAGTACCCTTGATTTATATTTTCAAAGCTTATGGACCTCTTCTTGCGACGACGATTGGTCTGATTATCCCAATCCTGCTCATGTATCGGGAAATCCGTCAGGTAACTGGTCTGAATCCTAAGAACCTCTTTAAACGGAGTCTCCTGTCAGTGATTCTGACGGTTCTGATGACTATCTTTGTCTTGGTAGCAGAGCTTCTTATCGGTCTCTTCCTTCATCCTAGCGGCCGAGTTTCCAGCTTTGTCTATATAGCTCTGATTGGCGGTATCGGTCTTGCTGTCTATGGCGGTCTGGCGCTCAAAGTTCGCCTTATGGATCGCTTTATCGGTTCAAAAGCGGCTAGTCTGCGCCGACGCTTTCATATCTATTAA
- a CDS encoding glutathione S-transferase family protein produces the protein MKFWYSSTSPFARKVYVTILHHHLEEQVDIQKVQVAFDRNSPHNQDNPLGRIPAFQASSGEWLYGSDLISQYLDELGQEVSLFPNGMDKWHVLNILSIAEGILENTMPIVAEKFFHEKEHWWKDRHQQIEERNIRSLSLLEKLATEQGLSLNIATIQVVALVDWWNLREEVIGFSLKENFPELQDWTQKMNATFDVLRASWDF, from the coding sequence ATGAAATTTTGGTATTCTAGTACCAGTCCTTTTGCGCGTAAAGTATATGTTACAATTTTACACCATCATTTAGAGGAGCAAGTGGATATTCAGAAAGTTCAGGTGGCTTTTGATAGAAATTCACCGCACAATCAAGATAATCCTTTAGGTAGAATTCCTGCTTTTCAAGCTTCCAGTGGAGAATGGCTATATGGTAGTGATTTAATTTCTCAATATTTAGACGAACTAGGTCAGGAAGTCTCACTTTTCCCCAATGGAATGGATAAATGGCATGTTTTAAATATACTGTCCATTGCTGAAGGAATTTTGGAAAATACAATGCCGATTGTTGCGGAAAAATTTTTCCATGAAAAAGAACATTGGTGGAAAGACAGACATCAGCAAATTGAAGAGAGAAATATACGGAGTTTGTCTTTGTTAGAGAAACTGGCTACTGAGCAGGGGCTCTCTTTAAATATTGCAACAATCCAAGTAGTTGCTCTTGTAGATTGGTGGAATCTACGTGAAGAAGTTATTGGATTTTCTTTGAAAGAAAATTTTCCAGAATTGCAAGATTGGACACAGAAGATGAATGCCACTTTTGATGTCTTGCGGGCTTCATGGGACTTTTAA
- a CDS encoding iron-hydroxamate ABC transporter substrate-binding protein: MKKFLSFATLTVTIFLLVACGSSSKSENSASSDKVELSSKPKIDGFHYYGDIPKNPKRIASLSSTYTGYLLQLGFDPVTVTSYDAKNPVLKEKVKNAKVLMPEDLESIAKQKPDLIVVDASDKNINELKKIAPTIAIDYGKNDYLEILNRFGQIFGKEKEADQWIADWKSKTADIGKQLKEKLGQNVTFTVVGLYEKEIYLFGNNWGRGGEVIYKSLGFDAPQKVKDEVFPSGYLQVSQETVSEYIGDYVLVAAEDDKTGSALYESDVWKSIPAVQQNHILKVDANAFYFNDPLTLEYELKTIQDGLEKMN; encoded by the coding sequence ATGAAAAAGTTTTTATCATTTGCCACCCTTACTGTCACCATCTTCCTTTTAGTTGCCTGCGGCAGCTCATCTAAATCTGAAAACTCTGCCTCTTCAGACAAGGTCGAGCTATCCAGCAAGCCAAAAATTGACGGATTCCACTACTACGGCGATATCCCCAAAAATCCAAAACGCATCGCCAGCCTCTCCTCTACCTACACAGGCTATTTGCTGCAACTAGGCTTCGACCCTGTCACTGTAACATCCTATGATGCTAAAAACCCTGTCCTCAAAGAAAAAGTCAAAAACGCCAAGGTCCTGATGCCAGAAGATTTGGAGTCTATCGCCAAGCAAAAGCCAGACCTTATCGTGGTAGATGCCAGTGACAAAAATATCAATGAACTAAAGAAAATCGCTCCAACTATTGCCATTGATTATGGAAAAAATGACTATTTAGAAATCCTGAATCGCTTTGGCCAAATCTTTGGCAAGGAAAAAGAAGCTGATCAATGGATTGCTGATTGGAAGAGCAAAACAGCTGATATTGGCAAACAGTTAAAAGAAAAGCTGGGACAAAATGTCACTTTCACTGTTGTTGGGCTATATGAAAAGGAAATCTACCTCTTCGGTAACAACTGGGGACGAGGCGGAGAAGTTATCTACAAATCTCTGGGATTTGATGCCCCGCAAAAAGTGAAGGATGAAGTATTCCCAAGTGGCTACTTGCAAGTCAGCCAAGAAACGGTGAGTGAGTACATTGGCGATTATGTCCTGGTTGCAGCTGAAGATGATAAAACAGGCAGTGCTCTTTACGAAAGCGATGTTTGGAAATCTATTCCCGCTGTCCAACAGAACCACATCTTAAAAGTGGATGCCAACGCCTTTTATTTCAACGATCCATTGACACTTGAATACGAACTCAAAACTATTCAAGATGGCCTTGAAAAAATGAACTAG